The DNA sequence TTCTAATTGTCCAAAATTTTCTTTAAATGATTTCGAGGAAATAATTTTTCGAAGCGATGCATCGTCTGCCGCGATCTCTTCACGGATTCTTCCAATATCTTCTGAATTAGGTCCCCAAAATCCTCCGCCAACAAAACAGTTACCAGGCTCGATATGGAAATAATATCCACCTCGTAATGCAGCCGTTGCACGTTTGAAATGACCACTCCATTGTGTCTTGTAAGGTGCTTTGTTTTTTGAAAATCGAACATCGCGATAAATCCTAAATAGCGATTTTTTACCTGAGATGGTCTCTATATTATCGTGTTTATTCATCTCGCCAAGTACGGCCTCCGCAAATACTTCCATTTTTTCTTTATGAATAATAAATTCGGGCTTATTATCTGCAAACCAGTCTCTATCGTTATTTTTTTTAAGTTTTTTTAAAAAAGCAATTGAATTTTCAGAAATGGTTGGTTCCATAGATGTGGTATGAATAAATTTAGAATAGAAAATTAATTGCTTTTGGCTGTAATACCAAGAGAAATAGCCTAGAACAGACGCTTTTATTTATACAACCATTCTCTGGCTTTGTCTTCATTGTCGAAGAAAACATACTCATATGAAGGCTTGGTAACTATACTAAAATAGATCCTTGCTAAAATTCTTTGTCTAAGCTTTGGAACCACCAAAGCCATCTTATCGATTTGGTTTTTTTATATATCTCCAACATATCAACCCCTTTAGATTCCTTATCTAAGCCTCCATAAGGACCAGGTACCACTAGAACTTTATATTTTTTTCTTCGGATGCTAATCGAATAAATAATTTTTGAATTTCATGAAGGTCAGTCAAGGAAACAATATATTCCTCAATCATTCGCATAACGATTAGTTCGTCATCAAATTTTTCTAGAGTACAAATATTAGTTTCTAATTTCAAGAGGAATTTATATTGCTACTTAAGTAGATTTGAAAATTAATATCGTATTCATACTAAGTAAGTATTTTATATTGAGAGACCCAAACATGACTTGCCATTAAAAGTCTAGTTTTAAGCAGGATAAGGTGAGTTTGAATCATGCCTTTTCTAACTCAATTATAGTAATCTCAGGTAGAATTCCCACCCGGCCTGGGTAACCAAGGAACCCAAATCCTCTATTTACATGAAGATATTGATCTGCTTTTTGGTATAAGCCAGCCCATTGTTTGTATAAGTATTTAACAGGACTCCATTTTATCCCTGCTATTTCAATTCCAAATTGCATACCGTGTGTATGTCCAGCAAACATTATGTCGATGTCTTTATATTTCTCTCTTACTTCAGCATCCCAATGACTCGGATCGTGAGATAAAAGCAGTTTTACTTTAGCTTCTTCAGTACCTGAATTTGCTTTTTGCATATTCCCATATTTTGGAAAATTTGCTCTCGCTCCCCAGTTTTCAATACCAAGAATGGCAATTTTTTCACCTTCTCGCTCTAACATTACGTGTTCGTTCATTAATAGTTGCCATCCTAGATTGCCATGAGTTGCTTTGAGATCTTCTAAATTCTTGATCTTAGCAGCTGGACTTTCCCATTGAACATAGTCGCCATAATCGTGATTACCTAAAACGGAGTAGACGCCCAATGGAGCGGTTATATTTCCAAAAGTGTCCATGTAATTTTTCATTTCCTCAGCTTTATTATTAACTAAATCACCGGTGAAGAATACAGCATCTGCGTTTTGATCTTGTAACATTTTAACTCCATGTTCAACGGCCTCCTTATTGTAAAAACTCCCTGAATGAATATCTGAAATCTGTGCTATTCGCAATCCATTAAATACTTTAGGTAGGTTCTTCAAGGCAATCTTATGATTTATTACTTTGTAGTCGTGTCCACCAGATACTACTCCCCATATTAAGGAGGCAAAAGGGATTGCTGCTAAACCCAAACCCAATTGAATAATAAACTTAGATCGAGTAATCCCTGTACCAGAATCTATTGCAATTAAGTTGGGTTGAATTTTACTTATGAGAAATGTTACTCCTCTTCGTAAATCATCTACAAGTAAAAAGGGTAGTACAATAAGTTTGGATACATAAATGATAAATAAACCAACCATTATGATTGTCCGTGTGCCATCTCCAATTATCTCTGCTGGTATTAGGTTGTAAATTATTAGACCAAAGAGCGACAATACAGTAATTCCGATGAACCCTATTTTTATATATTTCGATGTTTGATCGCTCGCAGAATCAGATGCGACTTTAACCGCTTGAAAAATGTAATTATCGAAAGCAATGAACGCTGCCGCCAATAAGGCCACTAGTACTACTTTGTTCATGTCGTTATAAAGGTTAGTTGTCTTGTTGACGAATATAGAACCAATATATTTTAACTGTTTCAGAATCTTTTAAGAAGTGGTTACATAGCCTGATTTCATTTGCATTTTTATGGGTTATAATTAATAATTTTAGGAGAAATAATATTTCAATTATTTCTAATAAAATATACAAAGTATGTCGGTTGTTGATCAGTTAGGTAATATCAGTGGTTCTTATGTTTCTGACAAAGGACTCGTGAAAAGTAGCGGTGAGTTATTTGATGTAATTAATTCTGCGAATGAAGAGGTGATTGGGAAATACGCTGATTGTACTGAACAAGAAGTATTGAATGTAATTGCGACTTCGAACCAAGTTCAAAAAGAATGGAAGAAAACAGATCACCTTCACCGTTCTGAATTACTTCATGAAGCGGCTCGAAGAATGAGAGAGATTCAGCCGGAAATGGCGGAGTTACTTACACGCGAAAGTGGTAAACCTTACAAGGAAGCATTCGACGAAGTTAGTTGGTCAATTACCGCAATGGATTACTACGCGGAAGTAGCTCGTCATGAAAACGGTAAAGTATTAGGACCAGCTGTTGAAGGCCAATTGCATTACACGATAAAAGAACCTCTTGGAGTTGTAGCGCTCATAATGCCTTATAACTTCCCGTTCTGTTTGTTTGTTTGGAGTGCAGCAGCAGCGTTGGCTTCAGGTAATTCTGTAATATTAAAACCATCCGAATTAACATCACTTTCAAGCTTAAAGATGTTAGAAGTGTTTGATTGTCTTCCTAAAGGATTGGTGCAATGTGTAACTGGTCATGGTAGAGTTGGAGCCCAATTGGTTGGGAGCAAAGACACCCATATGGTAGGATTCACTGGAAGTGTGCCTACAGGAAAAATTGTAGCATCAGAATGTGCAAAGCTGTTTAAACGATGTACGATTGAAGCTTCAGGTAATGATCCATTTATTGTAATGCCATCAGCACCTCTAGATATCGCAGCAAGAGGTGGAGCATTTGCGGCAAACATTCATTGTGGTCAGGTTTGTACTAGCGCCGAAAGGTTTTATGTACACAAGGATATTCACGACGAATACGTCGAGAAACTAATTGCTGAGGTAAGTAAGCTTCGTGTCGGAAATGGATTAGATAAAGTAGATATTGGACCAATGGTTTCTAAGAAAGAATTAGATCGTTATGAAGCCATTATTGCAAACGCAATAAGTCAAGGTGCTACTGTGGCATATGGAGGTGGTAAGCCAGAGGGTACGGATAAGGGTTGGTGGACTCAACCAATAGTTCTTACCGGTGTAACGCAAGACATGGACATTATGCACAACGAAAGTTTCGGTCCTGTTGCTCCAATTTGTAAAGTAGAAAGCTTTGATCAAGCGATTGAGTTTGCGAATCAATCCGAATTTGGATTAGGCGGTACTGTTTATACAACGGATTTAAAGGAAGCTCTAAGAGGTGTTAATGAGATTGAATCCGGAATGATTTGGATCAACGCTCCACTATTGGATAACGATGCAGGTCCGTTTGGAGGTCAAAAATATTCCGGAATGGGACGTCAATTGGGCTCGGAAGGATTAGATACTTTCCGTCACACAAAACTTGCGATGATTGATCCAAATGTATCAGAACAAGATTTCTGGTGGTTCCCTTACAAAGATGCAGAAGCCTATTCTGGCGACAAATAAAGTTTGGTTTATAAAATAAAGTAGAATTATGAGTGATACGAGCACGGGTAAAGTTCCAAGTCATGCCCAGGTAGTTATTATAGGGGGTGGAATTATTGGAACCAATATAGCTTATCATCTTACGAAGCGTGGTTATACGGATGTTGTGCTATTAGAAAAACATAAGCTAACTTCTGGTACCACGTGGCATGCAGCAGGTTTGGTAACATCTGGTTTTATGACTGAAACTGGTGCCAAAATGGCCAAGTATACCCGTGAACTCTACCGTGATATTGAAAAGGAAACTGGCCAAGCAACTGGTTTTAAAGAATCGGGAATGATTCAAATTGCGGTTAACGAACATTATGCAACCGACCTAAGAAGAAAGGCTACATTCAATAGATTGATCGGAATTGAGGCGGAAGAACTTTCTCCTAAGGAAGTGCAAGACATGTGGCCTATGGCAAACGTGGATGACATTGTTGGAGGTTTCTTTACTGAAGGGGCTCGGATTAATCCAGTGGATGTAACCATGGCAATTACCAAAGGAGCA is a window from the Flavobacteriales bacterium genome containing:
- a CDS encoding aldehyde dehydrogenase — protein: MSVVDQLGNISGSYVSDKGLVKSSGELFDVINSANEEVIGKYADCTEQEVLNVIATSNQVQKEWKKTDHLHRSELLHEAARRMREIQPEMAELLTRESGKPYKEAFDEVSWSITAMDYYAEVARHENGKVLGPAVEGQLHYTIKEPLGVVALIMPYNFPFCLFVWSAAAALASGNSVILKPSELTSLSSLKMLEVFDCLPKGLVQCVTGHGRVGAQLVGSKDTHMVGFTGSVPTGKIVASECAKLFKRCTIEASGNDPFIVMPSAPLDIAARGGAFAANIHCGQVCTSAERFYVHKDIHDEYVEKLIAEVSKLRVGNGLDKVDIGPMVSKKELDRYEAIIANAISQGATVAYGGGKPEGTDKGWWTQPIVLTGVTQDMDIMHNESFGPVAPICKVESFDQAIEFANQSEFGLGGTVYTTDLKEALRGVNEIESGMIWINAPLLDNDAGPFGGQKYSGMGRQLGSEGLDTFRHTKLAMIDPNVSEQDFWWFPYKDAEAYSGDK
- a CDS encoding metallophosphoesterase, which codes for MNKVVLVALLAAAFIAFDNYIFQAVKVASDSASDQTSKYIKIGFIGITVLSLFGLIIYNLIPAEIIGDGTRTIIMVGLFIIYVSKLIVLPFLLVDDLRRGVTFLISKIQPNLIAIDSGTGITRSKFIIQLGLGLAAIPFASLIWGVVSGGHDYKVINHKIALKNLPKVFNGLRIAQISDIHSGSFYNKEAVEHGVKMLQDQNADAVFFTGDLVNNKAEEMKNYMDTFGNITAPLGVYSVLGNHDYGDYVQWESPAAKIKNLEDLKATHGNLGWQLLMNEHVMLEREGEKIAILGIENWGARANFPKYGNMQKANSGTEEAKVKLLLSHDPSHWDAEVREKYKDIDIMFAGHTHGMQFGIEIAGIKWSPVKYLYKQWAGLYQKADQYLHVNRGFGFLGYPGRVGILPEITIIELEKA
- a CDS encoding DUF2461 domain-containing protein, which gives rise to MEPTISENSIAFLKKLKKNNDRDWFADNKPEFIIHKEKMEVFAEAVLGEMNKHDNIETISGKKSLFRIYRDVRFSKNKAPYKTQWSGHFKRATAALRGGYYFHIEPGNCFVGGGFWGPNSEDIGRIREEIAADDASLRKIISSKSFKENFGQLEGEQVKSAPRGYAKDHPAIDLLKYKQYIVWKKFTDKEALAPNFYKEVSTTFKAMRPFFDYMSVVLTTDSNGVSVLK